The following coding sequences are from one Hymenobacter sp. DG25A window:
- a CDS encoding esterase/lipase family protein, producing the protein MPDTPPPSLPPDDASSPKPPSRWQKLGAAARKAAGWPGSGLSYLYQTSLANRHFTLPVLNGAFGDQLAARHDPRTIQMSFRRHGADVPVSHLHLSPDRHKTVIFLHGLMGDELLWQTGAGAAPRFGPRLHRELPVHCLYVRFNSGLHISENGHLLSQLLTELVATYPEATQELVLVGHSMGGLVIRSAGYYGTQDAAASAPESSSGESRPAVSWVKHLKTVFLLGVPNEGSFLEQNSYLTSMVLRKINLRPTRFVSDLIDRRSNGIKDLRYARLVDEDWQHPHADHLLPPRTLVPPLPGVHYHILVGSLLKSTASALAHYFGDGLVGAGSAIGTVFGDPALPPDVQVSTRTFAQQHHGSLISNEQVYQYLKENIRS; encoded by the coding sequence GTGCCTGATACTCCTCCCCCTTCTCTGCCCCCTGATGACGCCTCCAGCCCCAAGCCACCTTCTCGCTGGCAAAAGCTGGGCGCAGCCGCCCGCAAGGCGGCCGGCTGGCCCGGCAGTGGCCTGAGCTACCTATACCAGACCTCCCTGGCCAACCGGCACTTTACCCTACCGGTGCTCAACGGCGCCTTCGGCGACCAGCTGGCCGCCCGCCACGACCCGCGGACCATTCAAATGAGCTTCCGCCGCCACGGCGCCGATGTACCCGTCTCCCACCTGCACCTTTCCCCCGACCGCCACAAAACCGTGATATTCCTGCACGGGCTGATGGGCGACGAACTCCTCTGGCAAACCGGCGCCGGCGCGGCGCCGCGCTTTGGCCCGCGCCTGCACCGGGAGCTGCCGGTGCACTGCCTGTATGTACGCTTCAACTCCGGCCTGCACATTTCAGAAAACGGACACCTGCTTAGCCAGCTGCTCACGGAGCTGGTAGCCACCTATCCGGAGGCCACGCAGGAGCTGGTGCTGGTGGGGCACAGCATGGGCGGCCTGGTTATTCGCTCTGCAGGGTATTACGGAACACAGGATGCGGCTGCATCCGCCCCGGAGTCTTCTTCAGGAGAAAGCCGGCCGGCTGTTAGCTGGGTAAAGCATTTGAAAACGGTGTTTCTGCTGGGCGTCCCCAATGAGGGCTCCTTTCTGGAGCAGAACAGCTACCTCACCTCCATGGTGCTGCGCAAGATTAACTTGCGCCCCACCCGCTTTGTGAGCGACCTGATAGACCGGCGCAGCAATGGCATCAAAGACCTGCGCTACGCCCGGCTGGTAGACGAAGACTGGCAGCACCCGCACGCCGACCACCTATTGCCCCCGCGCACCCTGGTGCCGCCCCTGCCCGGGGTGCACTACCATATTCTGGTGGGCTCCCTGCTAAAATCCACCGCCTCGGCCCTGGCCCATTACTTCGGCGACGGGCTGGTGGGGGCCGGCAGCGCTATCGGCACCGTTTTCGGCGACCCCGCCCTGCCGCCCGATGTGCAGGTAAGCACGCGCACGTTTGCGCAGCAGCACCACGGCTCCCTGATTTCCAATGAGCAGGTGTACCAGTATCTGAAGGAGAATATCCGGAGTTGA
- a CDS encoding rhomboid family intramembrane serine protease, which produces MLPAEDPLTDFAHLSDAELLYLAQHARRYPPELGHGALQELQRRGLVPSELPQQSHTPRASHQQEEPVQPSWWAQASRVFRPGGSYFITPLLLWLNLAVFGWMVAQGTNVLHPAGPDLIRWGSNFSPLTLHGQWWRLFTACFLHGGLTHLLLNSYALVFIGVLAEPLVGRWRLLLVYLLSGVAGNMLSLWWHTGGVNGVGASGAIFGLYGLLLALVATGARHLTRPQRLALLVNTLLVTATSLTYGLQQPSVDNAAHLGGLLLGLVAGVVLGIWSRLFPAQPTI; this is translated from the coding sequence ATGCTGCCCGCCGAAGACCCGCTCACCGATTTTGCCCACCTCAGTGATGCTGAATTGCTGTACCTGGCGCAGCATGCCCGGCGCTATCCGCCGGAGCTGGGCCACGGGGCTTTGCAGGAGCTGCAGCGGCGCGGCCTGGTTCCGTCCGAGCTGCCACAGCAGTCCCATACTCCCAGAGCTTCTCATCAGCAGGAAGAGCCAGTACAGCCTTCCTGGTGGGCGCAGGCCAGCCGGGTGTTCCGGCCCGGCGGCAGCTATTTCATCACGCCCCTGTTGCTGTGGCTGAATCTGGCGGTTTTTGGATGGATGGTAGCGCAGGGAACCAACGTGCTGCACCCGGCCGGCCCCGACCTTATTCGGTGGGGCTCCAACTTTTCCCCGCTTACCCTGCACGGGCAGTGGTGGCGGCTGTTTACGGCCTGCTTTCTGCACGGCGGCCTTACGCACCTGCTTCTCAACAGCTACGCCCTGGTGTTTATTGGGGTGCTGGCCGAGCCGCTGGTGGGCCGCTGGCGGCTGTTGCTGGTGTACTTGCTGAGTGGGGTGGCCGGCAATATGCTTAGCCTGTGGTGGCACACCGGGGGCGTGAACGGCGTAGGAGCCTCCGGCGCTATTTTTGGGTTGTATGGCCTGCTCTTGGCCCTGGTAGCCACGGGCGCCCGGCATCTTACGCGCCCTCAGCGGCTGGCTTTGCTGGTGAATACGCTTTTGGTAACCGCCACCAGCCTGACCTACGGCCTGCAGCAACCCTCCGTAGATAATGCGGCGCACCTGGGCGGCCTGCTGCTGGGGCTGGTAGCCGGGGTGGTGCTGGGTATTTGGAGCAGGCTTTTCCCCGCGCAGCCCACCATCTGA
- a CDS encoding family 10 glycosylhydrolase: MWGLTACCQRAEAQGMPPKRELRGVWIASVENIDWPSSRTLTADQQRREYQRMLNAEQRAGINAVFVQIRPASDAFYKSELEPWSKWLTGQQGRAPSPAYDPLPFLIDEAHDRGMEFHAWFNPYRASLDSVTRRLAPNHQFRQHPEWFIRYSGKLLYNPGLPEVRNYITQVILDVVRRYDIDGVHFDDYFYPYPEPGQAIHDEAAFARYNPDNLKLADWRRQNVNLLIQQVHDSIRSTKRWVKFGVSPFGVWMNKSGHPEGSDTRAGQPSYANLYADTRLWLQQGWVDYIVPQLYWSSNFRLVPYATILEWWSRNHYDRHLYIGQGAYRMLESTRSDTTWRNPRELPRQVRLNRSFPTDVSGSVFFSAKSIMANPLHTTDSLRLNLFRYPALIPTMPWMDAVPPRPAQNLMLTRAGGPVTLRWQAGSQAADGDEARYFVVYRFAEGETPGPDDPRRILKLLPRRPDKPLVWQDTTARPGQEYAYYVTAVDRLHNESAPIRVTTLKTEPEVLVAETPAAPVAVPATLPESAPAATPPVTARPPARPAPSRSTIGSRPSSTASKTKVKIKHKRRPGLFGRIFGG; encoded by the coding sequence GTGTGGGGACTCACTGCCTGTTGCCAGCGGGCAGAGGCGCAGGGCATGCCGCCCAAGCGGGAGCTGCGCGGCGTCTGGATTGCCTCAGTAGAGAATATAGACTGGCCCAGTTCCCGCACCCTCACCGCCGACCAGCAGCGCCGCGAGTACCAGCGCATGCTGAACGCCGAGCAGCGGGCCGGTATCAACGCCGTGTTTGTGCAGATACGCCCCGCCTCCGATGCCTTTTATAAATCGGAGCTGGAGCCCTGGAGCAAGTGGCTCACCGGCCAGCAGGGCCGCGCCCCCAGCCCCGCCTACGACCCCCTGCCTTTCCTGATTGATGAAGCCCACGACCGGGGCATGGAGTTTCATGCCTGGTTTAATCCCTACCGCGCTTCCCTGGATTCCGTCACGCGCCGCCTGGCGCCCAACCACCAGTTCCGGCAGCACCCGGAGTGGTTTATCCGCTACTCCGGCAAGCTGCTCTACAACCCCGGCCTGCCGGAAGTGCGCAACTACATTACCCAGGTTATTCTGGACGTAGTGCGCCGCTATGATATTGATGGGGTGCACTTTGATGACTACTTCTACCCGTACCCCGAGCCCGGCCAGGCCATTCACGATGAAGCCGCCTTTGCCCGCTACAACCCCGATAACCTGAAGCTGGCCGACTGGCGCCGCCAGAACGTGAACCTGCTTATTCAGCAGGTGCACGACTCCATTCGCAGCACCAAGCGCTGGGTGAAGTTTGGCGTCTCGCCTTTTGGCGTCTGGATGAACAAATCCGGCCACCCCGAAGGCTCCGACACCCGCGCCGGGCAGCCCAGCTACGCTAATCTGTATGCCGATACCCGCCTGTGGCTGCAGCAGGGCTGGGTAGACTACATAGTGCCGCAGCTCTACTGGAGCAGCAATTTCCGGCTGGTGCCCTACGCCACTATTCTGGAGTGGTGGTCGCGCAACCACTACGACCGGCACCTCTACATTGGGCAGGGCGCCTACCGCATGCTGGAAAGCACCCGCTCCGATACCACCTGGCGCAACCCGCGCGAGCTGCCCCGGCAGGTGCGTCTCAACCGCTCTTTCCCCACTGATGTGAGCGGCAGCGTGTTTTTCTCGGCCAAGTCCATCATGGCCAACCCGCTGCACACCACGGATTCCCTGCGCCTGAACTTGTTCCGCTACCCGGCCCTCATTCCCACCATGCCCTGGATGGATGCCGTGCCGCCGCGCCCGGCTCAGAACCTGATGCTCACCCGCGCCGGCGGCCCCGTTACCCTGCGCTGGCAAGCCGGCTCCCAAGCCGCCGATGGCGACGAGGCCCGCTACTTTGTGGTGTACCGCTTCGCCGAAGGCGAAACGCCCGGCCCCGACGACCCGCGCCGCATCCTCAAACTGCTGCCCCGCCGCCCCGATAAGCCCCTGGTGTGGCAGGATACCACCGCCCGCCCCGGCCAGGAGTATGCCTACTATGTGACGGCCGTAGACCGGCTGCACAATGAAAGCGCCCCCATTCGCGTGACTACCCTGAAAACGGAGCCGGAAGTTTTGGTGGCCGAAACCCCGGCGGCTCCGGTTGCCGTGCCCGCTACGCTGCCCGAGTCGGCTCCTGCGGCCACGCCGCCCGTAACGGCCCGGCCGCCGGCCCGCCCCGCGCCTTCCCGGTCCACTATCGGCAGCCGCCCATCGTCTACGGCTTCTAAAACCAAAGTCAAAATCAAGCACAAACGCCGCCCAGGCCTGTTTGGGCGGATATTTGGCGGGTAA
- a CDS encoding acyltransferase family protein — protein sequence MQSTTQAALATTGVQPLAEASQPGRLISLDVFRGITVLVMLLVNHPGDWGHIYAPLAHAEWNGCTLADLVFPFFLFIVGVSAVYALDSSRHEAARRRTAMRRVLRRAALIMALGILVALLPYFEFATVRLPGVLQRIGVVFGICGFLFLYTTRRQQIALVIGLLIGYALLLQVVPVPGFGPANLEPATNLGAWLDRLIFTENHLWKLSRTWDPEGLLGTLPAVATGLLGVLTGEWLRRPRLEPAVKVVWLLIDAGLLIVLGLIWSHWFPLNKSLWTSSYVLYTGGLAVAVLATLYWLCDVQGWRRFALPAQVVGVNALLVFVGSTLVARTLNLWQVAGPAGRAISMKDWLYAQFFAPYFASPYAASLAGAVVCLLIWYAVLWVLYRRHIIVKL from the coding sequence ATGCAAAGCACCACCCAAGCCGCTTTAGCCACCACCGGCGTGCAGCCGTTAGCGGAGGCTTCTCAACCCGGTCGCCTTATCTCCCTGGATGTATTCCGTGGCATTACGGTGCTGGTAATGCTGCTGGTAAACCACCCCGGCGACTGGGGCCACATCTACGCGCCGCTGGCCCACGCCGAGTGGAACGGCTGCACCCTGGCCGACCTGGTATTTCCCTTCTTCCTGTTTATTGTAGGCGTGTCGGCGGTATATGCCTTGGATAGCAGCCGCCACGAGGCCGCCCGCCGCCGCACGGCCATGCGGCGGGTGCTGCGCCGGGCCGCTCTGATTATGGCACTAGGTATTCTGGTGGCCCTGCTGCCGTATTTTGAGTTTGCCACGGTGCGCCTGCCGGGTGTGCTACAGCGCATAGGAGTTGTTTTCGGCATATGCGGTTTCCTGTTTCTGTACACCACCCGCCGCCAGCAGATTGCACTGGTGATTGGGCTACTCATTGGCTATGCCCTGCTGCTGCAGGTAGTGCCCGTGCCGGGTTTTGGGCCGGCTAACCTGGAGCCCGCCACCAACCTGGGCGCGTGGCTGGACCGGCTCATCTTCACCGAAAACCACCTCTGGAAGCTCAGCCGCACCTGGGACCCGGAAGGCCTGCTGGGCACTCTGCCCGCGGTTGCCACCGGCCTGCTGGGCGTACTTACCGGCGAATGGCTGCGCCGCCCGCGCCTGGAGCCCGCCGTGAAAGTAGTCTGGCTGTTGATTGATGCCGGCCTGCTGATAGTGCTGGGCTTGATCTGGAGCCACTGGTTTCCGCTCAACAAAAGCCTGTGGACCAGCTCTTATGTGCTGTACACTGGCGGCTTGGCCGTAGCAGTGCTGGCTACGCTTTACTGGCTTTGTGATGTGCAGGGCTGGCGGCGTTTTGCTTTGCCGGCCCAGGTAGTAGGCGTTAATGCGCTGCTGGTATTTGTGGGCTCTACGCTGGTGGCGCGCACGCTCAACCTATGGCAGGTAGCTGGCCCGGCCGGCCGGGCCATCAGTATGAAAGACTGGCTCTACGCACAATTTTTCGCGCCGTACTTCGCGTCGCCGTATGCCGCGTCCTTGGCCGGCGCCGTGGTTTGCCTGCTGATCTGGTATGCGGTGCTGTGGGTGCTGTACCGCCGTCATATTATTGTGAAGCTTTAG
- a CDS encoding DUF2059 domain-containing protein, whose amino-acid sequence MYSFNFLISRWSGVCLAAGLLLAAPTVKAQSTTAASAPAVAAAAPISTAQRKAAETLLEVMQSEKTINQSIDMTLALQIEQNPNLKKLEPEMRAFMNKYMSWPALKSEMVDLYAREFSEKELRELTKFYQSSTGQKYVSKQNVLLQAGMQLGQRRVKENLPELQRMLEEKMKAQE is encoded by the coding sequence ATGTATTCCTTCAATTTCCTGATTTCCCGTTGGAGTGGCGTATGTCTGGCGGCGGGTTTGCTGCTGGCGGCCCCGACCGTAAAGGCTCAAAGTACCACCGCTGCCTCGGCGCCGGCGGTAGCGGCTGCTGCACCCATTTCCACCGCGCAGCGCAAAGCCGCCGAAACGCTGCTGGAAGTCATGCAGTCGGAAAAAACCATTAACCAGAGCATCGACATGACGCTGGCCCTGCAGATAGAGCAGAACCCCAACCTGAAAAAGCTGGAGCCCGAAATGCGCGCCTTCATGAACAAATACATGAGCTGGCCAGCGTTGAAAAGCGAAATGGTAGACCTCTACGCCCGGGAGTTCTCGGAAAAAGAGCTGCGCGAATTAACTAAGTTCTACCAGTCCTCAACGGGACAGAAATACGTGAGCAAGCAGAACGTGCTGCTGCAGGCGGGTATGCAGCTGGGCCAGCGCCGGGTGAAGGAAAACCTGCCGGAGCTGCAGCGTATGCTGGAAGAGAAAATGAAAGCGCAGGAATAA